The Burkholderia cepacia genome includes a region encoding these proteins:
- the greA gene encoding transcription elongation factor GreA: MSTIPLTKRGAEQLRDELQRLKSVERPAVINAIAEARAQGDLSENAEYDAAKEKQGFIEGRIAEIESKLSAAQVIDPTVLDAEGRVVFASTVELEDLESGDTVKYQIVGDDEADIDHGLISVSSPIARALIGKSEGDVAAVQAPSGVREYEIISVSYI, from the coding sequence ATGAGCACCATTCCGTTGACAAAGCGTGGCGCAGAGCAACTGCGCGATGAATTGCAGCGCCTCAAGTCCGTCGAGCGGCCGGCCGTGATCAACGCGATCGCGGAGGCCCGCGCACAGGGCGACCTGTCCGAAAACGCCGAATACGATGCCGCGAAGGAAAAGCAGGGCTTCATCGAGGGTCGTATCGCGGAAATCGAATCGAAACTGTCGGCCGCGCAGGTCATCGATCCGACCGTGCTCGACGCCGAAGGCCGCGTGGTTTTCGCATCGACCGTCGAACTCGAGGATCTCGAGTCGGGCGACACCGTCAAGTACCAGATCGTCGGTGACGACGAAGCCGATATCGATCACGGCCTGATCTCGGTCAGCTCGCCGATCGCGCGTGCACTGATCGGCAAGTCCGAAGGCGACGTCGCGGCCGTGCAGGCGCCGAGCGGCGTGCGCGAGTACGAAATCATCTCGGTCAGCTACATCTGA
- a CDS encoding RlmE family RNA methyltransferase, protein MAKNRFNQHWLHDHINDPYVKMAQREGYRARAAYKLKEIDEQDKLIRPGQVIVDLGATPGSWSQYARNKLAQGKKRDAEREGGIDGTIVALDILPMEPIADVHFLQGDFREDEVLHQLEEVLEGRAVDLVISDMAPNLSGVASADAARIEHLCDLALEFAQNHLKPDGALLVKCFHGSGYSQIVEKFKQQFKTVAPRKPKASRDKSSETFILGRHLKRPR, encoded by the coding sequence ATGGCAAAAAACCGCTTCAACCAGCACTGGCTGCACGACCACATCAACGACCCGTACGTCAAAATGGCGCAGCGGGAGGGCTATCGCGCGCGCGCCGCGTACAAGCTGAAGGAAATCGACGAGCAGGACAAGCTGATCCGTCCGGGCCAGGTGATCGTCGATCTCGGCGCGACGCCGGGCAGCTGGAGCCAGTATGCCCGCAACAAGCTCGCGCAGGGCAAGAAGCGTGACGCGGAGCGCGAAGGCGGCATCGACGGCACGATCGTCGCGCTCGACATCCTGCCGATGGAGCCGATCGCCGACGTCCATTTCCTCCAGGGCGACTTCCGCGAGGATGAAGTCCTTCACCAGCTCGAAGAAGTGCTCGAAGGCCGCGCGGTCGACCTTGTTATTTCCGACATGGCCCCCAACCTCTCGGGCGTGGCCTCGGCGGACGCGGCGCGCATCGAGCATCTCTGCGATCTGGCGCTCGAATTCGCGCAGAACCATCTGAAGCCGGATGGTGCGTTGCTCGTGAAATGTTTTCACGGCAGCGGCTACAGCCAGATCGTCGAGAAATTCAAACAGCAGTTTAAGACCGTCGCGCCGCGCAAGCCGAAGGCGTCCCGCGACAAATCGTCCGAAACGTTCATTTTGGGTCGGCATCTGAAACGTCCGCGCTGA
- a CDS encoding DUF4149 domain-containing protein: MPHRVFRLLSAVWVGSLLTIGYAVAPVLFRTLERMTAGSVAAQLFRIEAILGVVCGVLLLALSNQQVRRGSSEYRRVRWVVAAMVVCVLVGYFALQPFMNALRVAAMDAGTDIANSPYASRFGMLHGVSSVFYLVESVLGLMLIWRLPARDA; the protein is encoded by the coding sequence ATGCCGCATCGCGTGTTCCGTCTGCTGTCGGCCGTGTGGGTCGGCAGCCTGCTGACGATCGGGTATGCGGTCGCGCCCGTGCTGTTCAGGACGCTGGAGCGGATGACGGCCGGTTCGGTCGCCGCCCAGCTGTTCCGTATCGAGGCGATCCTCGGTGTCGTGTGCGGCGTGCTGCTGCTCGCGCTGTCGAACCAGCAGGTTCGGCGCGGCAGCAGCGAATATCGCCGCGTGCGCTGGGTCGTCGCCGCGATGGTCGTATGCGTGCTGGTCGGGTATTTTGCGCTGCAGCCGTTCATGAACGCGCTGCGGGTCGCCGCGATGGACGCGGGCACCGATATCGCGAATTCGCCGTATGCGAGCCGCTTCGGGATGCTGCACGGCGTCTCGAGCGTGTTCTACCTCGTCGAGAGCGTGCTGGGGCTGATGCTGATCTGGCGTCTGCCGGCGCGCGACGCGTAA
- the carB gene encoding carbamoyl-phosphate synthase large subunit: MPKRTDIKSILIIGAGPIIIGQACEFDYSGAQACKALREEGYKVVLVNSNPATIMTDPNTADVTYIEPITWEVVARIIEKERPDAILPTMGGQTALNCALDLHHHGVLEKFGVELIGASPEAIDKAEDRQKFKEAMTKIGLGSAKSGIAHSMEEATQVHAEIMAGTGGSGYPVVIRPSFTLGGSGGGIAYNREEFEEICKRGLDLSPTRELLIEESLLGWKEYEMEVVRDRADNCIIVCSIENLDPMGVHTGDSITVAPAQTLTDKEYQILRNASLAVLREIGVDTGGSNVQFSINPKDGRMVVIEMNPRVSRSSALASKATGFPIAKVAAKLAVGYTLDELKNEITGGQTPASFEPTIDYVVTKIPRFAFEKFREADSRLTTQMKSVGEVMAIGRTFQESFQKALRGLEVGVDGLDEKSTDRDEIAIEIHEPGPDRIWYVGDAFRIGMTAEEIFAETAIDPWFLEQIEQIILKEKALAGRTLASLTFDELRYLKQSGFSDRRLAKLLGATPEDVRKRRIELNVRPVYKRVDTCAAEFATKTAYMYSTYEEECEAQPTTNKKIMVLGGGPNRIGQGIEFDYCCVHAALAMREDGYETIMVNCNPETVSTDYDTSDRLYFEPLTLEDVLEIVDKEKPVGVIVQYGGQTPLKLALDLEAHGVPIVGTSPDMIDAAEDRERFQKLLQDLGLRQPPNRTARAEDEALALAAEIGYPLVVRPSYVLGGRAMEIVHEPRDLERYMREAVKVSNDSPVLLDRFLNDAIECDVDCICDGDAVFIGGVMEHIEQAGVHSGDSACSLPPYSLSKETVAELKRQTGAMAKALNVVGLMNVQFAIQQVPQADGSKQDIIYVLEVNPRASRTVPYVSKATSLPLAKIAARAMVGQTLAQQGVTKEVEPPYFSVKEAVFPFVKFPTVDPVLGPEMRSTGEVMGVGQTFGEALFKSQLAAGSRLPESGTVLLTVMDADKPKAVEVARMLHDLGYPIVATKGTAAAIEAAGVPVKVVNKVKDGRPHIVDMIKNGEIALVFTTVDETRQAIADSRSIRMSAQAHKVTYYTTMSGARAAVEGLRYLKDLEVYDLQGLHARLN, from the coding sequence ATGCCAAAACGCACAGACATCAAGAGCATCCTCATCATCGGCGCCGGCCCGATCATCATCGGCCAGGCGTGCGAGTTCGACTATTCGGGCGCGCAGGCTTGCAAGGCGTTGCGTGAGGAGGGCTACAAGGTCGTTCTCGTCAACAGCAACCCGGCGACGATCATGACCGACCCGAACACGGCCGACGTGACCTACATCGAGCCGATCACGTGGGAAGTCGTCGCGCGCATCATCGAGAAGGAGCGCCCGGACGCGATCCTGCCGACGATGGGCGGCCAGACCGCGCTGAACTGCGCGCTCGACCTGCACCACCACGGCGTGCTCGAGAAGTTCGGCGTGGAACTGATCGGCGCGTCGCCGGAAGCGATCGACAAGGCGGAAGACCGCCAGAAGTTCAAGGAAGCGATGACCAAGATCGGTCTCGGTTCCGCGAAGTCGGGCATCGCGCACTCGATGGAAGAAGCGACCCAGGTGCACGCCGAGATCATGGCCGGCACCGGCGGCAGCGGCTATCCGGTCGTGATCCGTCCGTCGTTCACGCTCGGCGGCTCGGGCGGCGGCATCGCGTACAACCGCGAGGAGTTCGAGGAGATCTGCAAGCGCGGCCTCGATCTCTCGCCCACGCGCGAGCTGCTGATCGAAGAGTCGCTGCTCGGCTGGAAGGAATACGAGATGGAAGTCGTGCGCGACCGCGCCGACAACTGCATCATCGTCTGCTCGATCGAGAACCTCGACCCGATGGGCGTGCACACCGGCGATTCGATCACGGTCGCGCCGGCGCAGACGCTCACCGACAAGGAATACCAGATCCTGCGTAACGCATCGCTCGCGGTGCTGCGCGAGATCGGCGTCGACACGGGCGGCTCGAACGTGCAGTTCTCGATCAACCCGAAGGACGGCCGCATGGTCGTCATCGAAATGAACCCGCGCGTGTCGCGTTCGTCGGCGCTCGCATCGAAGGCGACCGGCTTCCCGATCGCGAAGGTCGCGGCGAAGCTGGCCGTCGGCTACACGCTCGACGAGCTGAAGAACGAAATCACCGGCGGCCAGACGCCGGCGTCGTTCGAGCCGACGATCGACTACGTCGTCACGAAGATCCCGCGTTTCGCGTTCGAGAAGTTCCGTGAGGCCGATTCGCGCCTGACCACGCAGATGAAGTCGGTCGGCGAAGTGATGGCGATCGGCCGCACGTTCCAGGAATCGTTCCAGAAGGCGCTGCGCGGCCTCGAAGTCGGCGTCGACGGTCTCGACGAGAAGTCGACCGACCGCGACGAGATCGCGATCGAGATCCACGAGCCGGGCCCGGACCGCATCTGGTACGTCGGCGATGCGTTCCGCATCGGCATGACGGCCGAGGAAATCTTCGCGGAAACCGCGATCGACCCGTGGTTCCTCGAACAGATCGAGCAGATCATCCTGAAGGAAAAGGCGCTCGCGGGCCGCACGCTCGCGTCGCTGACGTTCGACGAGCTGCGCTACCTGAAGCAGAGTGGCTTCTCCGACCGCCGCCTCGCGAAGCTGCTCGGCGCGACGCCGGAAGATGTCCGCAAGCGCCGCATCGAACTCAACGTGCGCCCGGTCTACAAGCGCGTCGACACGTGCGCGGCCGAGTTCGCGACGAAAACCGCGTACATGTACTCGACCTACGAGGAAGAGTGCGAGGCGCAGCCGACCACCAACAAGAAGATCATGGTGCTGGGCGGCGGCCCGAACCGGATCGGCCAGGGTATCGAGTTCGACTATTGCTGCGTGCACGCGGCGCTCGCGATGCGCGAGGACGGCTACGAAACGATCATGGTCAACTGCAACCCGGAAACGGTGTCGACCGACTACGACACGTCCGACCGCCTGTACTTCGAGCCGCTGACGCTGGAAGACGTGCTCGAGATCGTCGACAAGGAAAAGCCGGTCGGCGTGATCGTCCAGTACGGCGGCCAGACGCCGCTGAAGCTCGCGCTCGACCTCGAGGCGCACGGCGTGCCGATCGTCGGCACGTCGCCGGACATGATCGACGCGGCCGAAGACCGCGAACGCTTCCAGAAGCTGCTGCAGGACCTCGGCCTGCGCCAGCCGCCGAACCGCACCGCGCGCGCCGAAGACGAAGCGCTCGCGCTGGCGGCCGAAATCGGCTACCCGCTGGTCGTGCGCCCGTCGTACGTGCTCGGCGGCCGCGCGATGGAAATCGTCCACGAGCCGCGCGACCTCGAGCGCTACATGCGCGAGGCCGTGAAGGTGTCGAACGATTCGCCGGTGCTGCTCGACCGCTTCCTGAACGATGCGATCGAGTGCGACGTCGACTGCATCTGCGACGGCGATGCGGTGTTCATCGGCGGCGTGATGGAGCACATCGAGCAGGCGGGTGTCCACTCGGGCGACTCGGCATGCTCGCTGCCGCCGTACTCGCTGTCGAAGGAAACCGTGGCCGAGCTGAAGCGCCAGACGGGCGCGATGGCGAAGGCGCTGAACGTGGTCGGCCTGATGAACGTGCAGTTCGCGATCCAGCAGGTGCCGCAGGCGGACGGTTCGAAGCAGGACATCATCTACGTGCTGGAAGTGAACCCGCGCGCATCGCGCACGGTGCCGTACGTGTCGAAGGCGACCAGCCTGCCGCTCGCGAAGATCGCGGCGCGCGCGATGGTCGGCCAGACGCTCGCGCAGCAGGGCGTGACGAAGGAAGTCGAGCCGCCGTACTTCAGCGTGAAGGAAGCGGTGTTCCCGTTCGTCAAGTTCCCGACCGTCGATCCGGTTCTCGGGCCTGAAATGCGCTCGACCGGCGAAGTGATGGGCGTCGGCCAGACGTTCGGCGAAGCGCTGTTCAAGTCGCAGCTCGCGGCCGGTTCGCGCCTGCCGGAGTCAGGCACGGTGCTGCTGACCGTGATGGATGCGGACAAGCCGAAGGCGGTCGAAGTCGCGCGCATGCTGCACGACCTCGGCTACCCGATCGTCGCGACGAAGGGCACGGCTGCCGCGATCGAAGCGGCCGGCGTGCCGGTGAAGGTCGTGAACAAGGTGAAGGACGGCCGTCCGCACATCGTCGACATGATCAAGAACGGCGAGATCGCACTCGTGTTCACGACGGTCGACGAAACGCGCCAGGCGATCGCCGATTCGCGTTCGATCCGCATGAGTGCGCAGGCGCACAAGGTCACGTACTACACGACGATGTCGGGCGCGCGCGCGGCGGTCGAAGGCTTGCGCTACCTGAAGGATCTGGAAGTCTATGATTTACAAGGTCTTCACGCTCGCCTAAACTAA
- a CDS encoding YhbY family RNA-binding protein → MPALSLSPAERSALRSQAHALKPVVLIGAEGLTDAVLKEIKVHLDAHQLIKIRVFGDERDERIAIYDEICDRLSAAPIQHIGKLLVIWKPEAAVAAPARGRRAGTLPSAAEAVDDKKGRAPRTVKVVKVSPNASPVRRPRPVKVTVRGNERVTAGGSVKRAKKRQASTKRPFQDK, encoded by the coding sequence ATGCCCGCCCTTTCGCTTTCTCCCGCCGAGCGCTCCGCGCTGCGCTCCCAGGCCCATGCGCTCAAGCCCGTCGTGCTGATCGGCGCCGAAGGGCTGACCGACGCCGTGCTGAAGGAAATCAAGGTGCACCTCGACGCGCACCAGCTGATCAAGATCCGCGTGTTCGGCGACGAGCGCGACGAACGCATCGCGATCTACGACGAGATCTGCGATCGCCTGAGCGCGGCGCCGATCCAGCACATCGGCAAGCTGCTGGTGATCTGGAAGCCCGAAGCCGCCGTAGCGGCCCCGGCCCGCGGCCGTCGTGCCGGCACGCTGCCGAGCGCGGCCGAAGCCGTCGACGACAAGAAAGGCCGTGCACCGCGCACCGTCAAGGTCGTCAAGGTGTCGCCGAACGCGAGCCCTGTGCGCCGTCCGCGACCGGTGAAGGTCACGGTGCGCGGCAACGAGCGCGTGACGGCGGGCGGTAGCGTGAAGCGCGCCAAGAAGCGTCAGGCCAGCACGAAGCGTCCGTTCCAGGACAAGTAA